The Mauremys reevesii isolate NIE-2019 linkage group 1, ASM1616193v1, whole genome shotgun sequence genome has a segment encoding these proteins:
- the LRTM2 gene encoding leucine-rich repeat and transmembrane domain-containing protein 2, which translates to MLEKTVPIMLSGSASHWWRNRFSMRWRRTCLLAYWLSLCAADSLFTCPSSCKCNSGSLEVDCSGLGLSSIPSDIPTNTRIFLFLNNKLSTLPGPVFSNLSALQRLDLSNNFLDQLPQNIFSDLGNLTELQLRNNSIRTLDKDLLQQMVLLRQLDLSINGLAQIPSGIFDDLPALRLLSLRSNRLQSLDRVTFEPLVSLQQLQVGDNPWECDCNLRDFKHWMEWFSYRGGKIDQLACTLPKELRGKDMRMVPMEMFNYCSQLEDENGSTVLDNSGPPCTKGSPTPSKSKSGPEPEVEPSVGCPQKQRYRPVSVRRAIGTVIIAGVVCGIVCIMMVVAAAYGCIYASLMAKYHRELKKRQPLMGDTEGEHEEQKQISSVA; encoded by the exons TGCTTGCCTACTGGCTCTCTCTGTGTGCAGCAGACTCCCTCTTCACTTGCCCTTCCTCCTGCAAGTGTAACAGTGGCAGTCTGGAAGTGGACTGTAGCGGCTTGGGCCTCTCATCCATCCCCTCAGACATTCCTACAAACACCAGAATCTTCCTCTTCCTCAACAACAAGCTAAGCACGCTGCCAGGACCAGTCTTTTCCAATCTCTCTGCCCTACAGAGGCTGGACCTTTCCAACAACTTCTTGGACCAGCTGCCCCAGAACATCTTCAGTGACCTAGGGAACCTGACCGAACTACAGCTGAGGAACAACAGTATCAGGACCCTGGACAAGGACCTTCTGCAGCAGATGGTCCTACTGCGCCAGCTAGACCTATCCATCAATGGCCTTGCTCAGATACCCTCAGGAATCTTCGATGACCTCCCGGCTCTCCGCTTGCTCTCCCTCAGGTCTAACCGCCTACAGAGCCTAGACAGGGTGACCTTTGAACCATTAGTCAGCCTGCAGCAGCTCCAAGTTGGGGATAACCCCTGGGAATGTGACTGCAACCTGAGAGACTTCAAACACTGGATGGAATGGTTCTCTTATCGAG GAGGAAAGATTGACCAGTTGGCGTGTACGCTGCCCAAGGAGCTGCGGGGAAAGGACATGCGAATGGTCCCCATGGAGATGTTCAACTACTGTTCACAGCTGGAGGATGAGAACGGCTCCACTGTGCTGGACAATTCTGGCCCACCATGCACTAAAGGAAGCCCGACTCCTTCAAAATCCAAGTCAGGGCCAGAACCTGAAGTGGAGCCGAGCGTGGGGTGTCCCCAGAAACAGAGATACCGGCCTGTTAGTGTGCGCCGAGCCATTGGCACTGTGATCATAGCTGGGGTGGTGTGTGGCATCGTGTGTATCAtgatggtggtggcagcagcttaTGGCTGTATCTACGCATCCCTCATGGCCAAGTACCACCGAGAGTTGAAGAAGAGGCAGCCGCTAATGGGTGACACAGAGGGGGAACATGAAGAACAAAAGCAAATCTCCTCTGTGGCATGA